A genome region from Jeongeupia sp. HS-3 includes the following:
- the mreC gene encoding rod shape-determining protein MreC, with protein sequence MQTSPPVFFKQGPKPLTRLLIFSTLSIAMIVGDAQYAMLGRIREQVSVLLYPLQWAATTPFATLRNTADFLSRQSELMSENRQLNDAQLAARAQAMKLKAVEAENATLRGLSERRSTVGQPSQLAEILYNGRDPFTSRLIVDRGQQQGVSAGQIAIDASGVVGQVVRVQPLTSEVRLISDRNQMVPVVVERNQLRTVVYGMGAHQSLEVRNMAPNVDIKPGDVLVTSGIDGLYPVGLPVARVLKVERGAAFARVICQPVAAVDQHRFLLLLDHRSDMPPYPEAASQPAATNRKGS encoded by the coding sequence ATGCAAACCAGCCCTCCCGTTTTTTTCAAACAGGGTCCGAAGCCGCTTACGCGGCTTCTGATCTTCTCGACGCTATCGATCGCGATGATCGTCGGCGATGCGCAGTACGCCATGCTTGGCCGCATTCGCGAGCAGGTATCGGTATTGCTTTATCCGCTGCAATGGGCCGCAACCACGCCCTTTGCCACGCTGCGCAATACCGCCGATTTCCTGTCGCGGCAGAGCGAGCTGATGAGTGAGAACCGCCAGCTCAACGACGCGCAACTGGCCGCGCGCGCGCAGGCGATGAAGCTCAAGGCGGTCGAGGCCGAGAACGCGACCTTGCGTGGCCTGAGCGAGCGTCGCAGCACGGTTGGCCAACCGTCGCAGCTGGCTGAAATCCTCTACAACGGCCGTGATCCGTTTACCTCGCGCCTCATCGTCGATCGCGGTCAGCAGCAGGGCGTGAGCGCCGGGCAGATCGCCATCGATGCGTCCGGTGTCGTTGGCCAGGTGGTGCGGGTGCAGCCGCTGACCAGCGAAGTGCGGCTGATTTCCGATCGCAACCAGATGGTGCCGGTGGTGGTCGAGCGCAATCAATTGCGTACCGTGGTGTACGGCATGGGCGCGCATCAGTCGCTTGAGGTGCGCAATATGGCGCCGAACGTCGACATCAAGCCGGGGGATGTGCTGGTGACCTCGGGGATTGACGGCCTGTATCCGGTGGGTCTGCCGGTTGCCAGAGTGCTCAAGGTCGAGCGCGGCGCGGCATTCGCCAGAGTGATTTGCCAGCCGGTGGCTGCGGTCGATCAACATCGCTTCCTGTTGCTGCTCGATCATCGCAGCGACATGCCGCCGTATCCGGAGGCCGCGTCGCAACCGGCAGCCACGAACAGGAAAGGCAGCTGA
- the mreD gene encoding rod shape-determining protein MreD, with protein MPVSHQLLRPVSIGFIVLSFVVALLVNLLPWQASIANFAPDFVALFIVYWALNQPRRVGVATAFVLGVIVDVGDGNVLGQHALAYSVIAYLVLIRQRQLAVFAFWQQALLVLGLLTLAQVIMVVVRTLLGAPFVGWGYFAGSLLAALLWPPLSNLMLMHQRKSVPDEL; from the coding sequence ATGCCCGTTTCCCATCAATTATTGCGGCCGGTAAGCATCGGCTTCATCGTGCTGAGCTTCGTCGTCGCGCTGCTGGTCAATCTGCTGCCATGGCAGGCGTCGATCGCCAACTTCGCACCCGATTTCGTTGCCTTGTTCATCGTCTACTGGGCGCTGAACCAGCCGCGTCGCGTCGGCGTCGCCACCGCCTTCGTGCTGGGCGTGATCGTGGATGTCGGCGATGGCAATGTGCTCGGCCAGCATGCGTTGGCCTACTCGGTGATCGCTTATCTGGTACTGATCCGTCAGCGGCAGCTGGCAGTCTTCGCCTTTTGGCAGCAGGCACTGCTGGTGCTTGGCTTGTTGACGCTGGCGCAAGTCATCATGGTCGTCGTGCGCACGCTGCTTGGCGCACCGTTTGTAGGCTGGGGCTATTTTGCCGGCAGCTTGCTGGCCGCCTTGCTGTGGCCGCCTTTATCGAACCTGATGCTGATGCATCAACGCAAGTCGGTGCCGGACGAATTATGA
- the mrdA gene encoding penicillin-binding protein 2, with product MARNELKNSMAERYAFQLRIVTAVLFVLGLFGLLFARFIWLQVAQHDKYQTLAEANRISLVPVSPPRGIIRDRNGVVLAHNFSAYTLEITPSKLADSLNDTIARLSNIIEISGKDKRRLKKLMEETRDFESLPIRTRLSDEEVARFAANSYQFPGVEIKARLFRQYPYQEVGSHLIGYIGRINDKDLAGLDESGQKANYRGTDHIGKLGIEASYEQQLHGTTGFEEVEIDSGGRAVRTLRRTPPRQGQDLTLSVDIKLQEMIEKLFGNRRGALVAIDPRDGGVLAFVSKPGFDPNLFVDGIDPDSWKELNESPDKPLLNRGLRGEYPPGSTFKPFMAIAALEGNFPLTRQTISDPGYFIYGNNRFRDSHKGGYGSMNFDRSLPLSSDTYYYQLAVQMGIDYISQFMATLDLGRLTGIDLPGERPGVLPSQEWKKKRFKTPAQQRWYSGETVSIGIGQGYNSYTPLQMAHGIATIANRGVMYKPHVVATLVDPSTGKKMQIEPRPERTMTWKQENVERVIRGMVGVTQYGTGARLFAGAPYVAAGKTGTAQVYSLRGGKYNAKAVSERLRDHSWFVAFAPADKPTIAFAVIVENGGFGAAAAGPIARQVLDYYLLGKMPAALAGNASAVASAPDAAQEDIGD from the coding sequence ATGGCGCGCAATGAACTGAAGAATTCGATGGCCGAGCGCTATGCGTTCCAGCTCCGTATCGTCACCGCGGTGCTGTTCGTGCTCGGCCTGTTTGGCCTGCTGTTTGCCCGTTTCATCTGGCTGCAGGTGGCGCAGCACGACAAATACCAGACGCTGGCCGAGGCGAACCGGATTTCACTGGTGCCGGTGTCGCCGCCGCGCGGCATCATTCGTGACCGCAATGGCGTGGTGCTGGCACACAATTTCTCCGCCTACACGCTTGAAATCACGCCGTCCAAACTGGCAGATTCGCTCAACGACACGATCGCCCGGCTGTCGAACATCATCGAAATCAGCGGCAAGGACAAGCGCCGGCTGAAGAAGCTGATGGAGGAAACGCGTGATTTTGAATCGTTGCCGATCCGCACGCGCTTGTCCGATGAGGAAGTCGCGCGCTTTGCCGCCAATAGCTACCAGTTTCCCGGTGTCGAGATCAAGGCACGGCTGTTCCGCCAGTACCCGTATCAGGAAGTGGGCAGTCATCTGATCGGCTATATCGGCCGGATCAACGACAAGGATCTGGCCGGGCTCGACGAGAGCGGCCAAAAGGCCAATTACCGGGGCACCGATCACATCGGCAAGCTGGGTATCGAGGCCAGCTACGAGCAGCAGCTGCACGGCACCACCGGTTTTGAAGAGGTCGAAATCGACTCGGGCGGGCGCGCCGTGCGCACGCTGCGGCGTACGCCACCGCGGCAAGGTCAGGATCTGACCTTGTCGGTCGACATCAAGCTGCAGGAGATGATCGAAAAGCTTTTCGGCAATCGGCGCGGCGCGCTGGTGGCGATTGATCCACGCGATGGCGGCGTGCTTGCCTTTGTCTCCAAGCCCGGATTTGATCCCAATCTGTTCGTTGACGGTATCGATCCGGACAGCTGGAAAGAGCTGAACGAATCGCCGGACAAGCCGCTGCTGAACCGTGGGCTGCGCGGCGAATATCCGCCGGGCTCGACGTTCAAGCCCTTTATGGCGATCGCCGCGCTGGAAGGCAATTTTCCGCTGACGCGGCAGACGATCTCGGACCCCGGTTACTTCATTTACGGCAACAACCGTTTTCGCGATTCGCACAAGGGCGGTTATGGTTCGATGAACTTCGACCGTTCCCTGCCGTTGTCGTCCGATACCTATTACTACCAGCTCGCGGTGCAGATGGGGATCGATTACATCTCCCAATTCATGGCGACGCTCGATCTTGGCCGGCTTACCGGTATCGATCTGCCGGGTGAACGCCCGGGCGTGCTGCCGAGCCAGGAGTGGAAGAAAAAACGCTTCAAGACCCCGGCACAGCAGCGCTGGTATTCGGGTGAAACCGTGTCGATCGGCATCGGCCAGGGGTACAACTCGTATACGCCGCTGCAAATGGCCCACGGCATCGCGACGATTGCCAATCGTGGCGTGATGTACAAGCCGCACGTGGTGGCCACGCTGGTTGATCCGTCGACCGGAAAAAAAATGCAGATCGAGCCGCGGCCCGAGCGGACCATGACGTGGAAGCAGGAGAACGTCGAGCGGGTGATCCGTGGCATGGTCGGCGTGACCCAATACGGTACCGGTGCGCGCCTCTTCGCTGGCGCGCCTTATGTCGCAGCCGGCAAGACCGGCACCGCGCAGGTCTATAGCCTGCGGGGCGGCAAGTACAACGCCAAGGCGGTGAGCGAGCGGCTGCGCGACCATTCGTGGTTCGTCGCCTTCGCGCCGGCCGACAAGCCGACGATCGCATTCGCCGTGATTGTCGAGAACGGCGGCTTCGGCGCCGCGGCGGCCGGACCGATCGCGCGCCAGGTGCTCGACTATTACCTGCTGGGCAAAATGCCGGCCGCGCTGGCGGGCAATGCATCGGCAGTGGCTTCGGCGCCAGACGCGGCGCAGGAGGACATCGGTGATTAA
- the rodA gene encoding rod shape-determining protein RodA, which translates to MHRQWLRRQTRRRRTSVIKTLWNRIKQPIDPWLFLFTLLIFIVSAVVLYSASNRDLEKVLDKVTFMGISLAVMWFFANISQQTLMRLALPAYVVGVALLVAVALFGVTSHGATRWLNIGITRIQPSELMRIAMPLMLAWYFHHFEASLNWKHFVVAGLLMVVPVGLILKQPDLGTSLLIASSGFYVLFLAGLSWRFLALMIAAGSGLAYTVTHWDLCINILQEYQCRRVATMLDPMQDPLGAGYHIIQGTIAIGSGGMLGKGWLNGTQTHLDFIPERTTDFIFAVFGEEFGLLGNGLLLVLYLLVIGRGLTIASRAPTLFGRLLAGAIALNFFTYAFVNMGMVSGILPVVGVPLPLISYGGTSMVSILATFGLMMSVSRDRKLMKG; encoded by the coding sequence ATGCATCGGCAGTGGCTTCGGCGCCAGACGCGGCGCAGGAGGACATCGGTGATTAAGACACTCTGGAACCGGATCAAGCAGCCGATCGATCCGTGGTTGTTTCTGTTCACTCTGCTGATTTTCATCGTCTCGGCCGTGGTGCTGTATTCGGCGTCGAACCGTGATCTGGAAAAGGTGCTCGACAAGGTCACCTTCATGGGGATCTCGCTGGCGGTGATGTGGTTCTTTGCCAATATCTCGCAGCAAACGTTGATGCGCCTGGCCTTGCCGGCCTATGTAGTCGGCGTCGCACTGCTGGTTGCGGTGGCGCTGTTCGGCGTCACCAGCCACGGTGCGACACGCTGGCTCAATATCGGTATCACCCGCATCCAGCCGTCGGAGCTGATGCGCATTGCCATGCCGCTGATGCTGGCGTGGTATTTCCACCATTTCGAAGCCTCGCTGAACTGGAAGCACTTTGTTGTTGCCGGCCTGCTGATGGTGGTGCCGGTCGGACTCATCCTCAAGCAGCCGGATCTGGGCACCAGCCTTTTGATCGCATCGAGCGGTTTTTACGTGTTGTTTCTGGCCGGTTTGAGCTGGCGCTTCCTGGCGCTGATGATTGCAGCCGGTAGCGGTCTGGCTTATACGGTGACGCACTGGGATCTGTGCATCAACATCCTCCAGGAGTATCAGTGCCGCCGGGTCGCGACCATGCTTGATCCGATGCAGGATCCGCTCGGCGCCGGTTACCACATCATTCAGGGCACGATTGCCATCGGCTCGGGTGGGATGCTCGGCAAGGGCTGGCTCAACGGCACGCAGACCCATCTCGATTTCATTCCCGAACGCACCACCGACTTTATTTTTGCCGTGTTTGGCGAAGAGTTCGGCCTGCTTGGCAACGGCCTGCTGCTGGTGCTCTACCTGCTGGTGATCGGCCGTGGCCTGACCATCGCCAGCCGTGCGCCGACGCTGTTCGGCCGCTTGCTGGCGGGGGCAATCGCGCTCAACTTCTTTACCTATGCCTTCGTCAATATGGGCATGGTGTCGGGCATCCTGCCCGTGGTCGGCGTACCCTTGCCGCTGATTTCCTACGGCGGCACGTCGATGGTGTCGATTCTGGCGACCTTCGGCCTGATGATGAGCGTCAGCCGTGACCGAAAGCTGATGAAGGGGTAA
- a CDS encoding septal ring lytic transglycosylase RlpA family protein has product MMKLRGLLAIAALLGLAACGTAPTKPVGGTSGTTPPPAPVQGTPSQYSCDYKALAGGGAFYKDDGPMSDLPANLDLIAEPVPRWEPLHKWANRPYTVLGLSFTPLAAPGNSVETGMGSWYGRKFHGQKTSIGESYNMFAMTAASPVLPLPSYARVTNVKNGRSVIVRVNDRGPFHKGRVMDLSFLAACRLGYAMQGSTELKVESLLPGDAPTVVQAQAKQQVDAPLPFDGVSKPVPIADTAAGVYLQLAAFSSQANAESFREHYASMLDGESAKLVVQSAGAIHRVRIGPYPNRQSALAAAETLTGQHNLQAVIAR; this is encoded by the coding sequence ATGATGAAACTGCGCGGATTGCTCGCGATTGCCGCTCTGCTTGGCCTTGCCGCCTGCGGGACGGCGCCGACCAAACCTGTTGGCGGGACGAGCGGCACGACGCCACCACCGGCACCCGTGCAGGGTACGCCGTCGCAGTACAGCTGCGACTACAAGGCGCTGGCCGGCGGCGGGGCGTTCTACAAGGATGATGGGCCGATGAGCGATCTCCCGGCCAATCTTGACCTGATCGCCGAACCGGTGCCGCGCTGGGAGCCATTGCACAAATGGGCCAACCGTCCCTATACGGTGCTGGGCTTGTCGTTTACACCGCTGGCTGCGCCGGGTAACTCGGTCGAGACCGGCATGGGCTCGTGGTATGGCCGTAAATTCCATGGCCAGAAGACGTCGATCGGCGAAAGCTACAATATGTTCGCGATGACCGCCGCCAGCCCGGTGCTGCCGCTGCCAAGCTATGCGCGAGTGACCAACGTCAAGAATGGCCGCAGCGTCATCGTTCGCGTCAACGATCGCGGCCCGTTTCACAAGGGCCGGGTGATGGATTTGTCCTTCCTCGCCGCCTGCCGCCTCGGTTACGCGATGCAGGGCAGTACCGAGCTCAAGGTCGAAAGCCTTTTGCCGGGTGACGCGCCAACGGTCGTCCAGGCGCAGGCCAAGCAACAGGTCGATGCGCCGCTGCCGTTTGACGGCGTATCCAAGCCGGTGCCGATTGCCGACACCGCCGCCGGGGTCTATCTGCAACTGGCGGCATTCAGCAGCCAGGCCAACGCCGAATCGTTCCGCGAGCATTACGCCAGCATGCTTGATGGTGAGAGTGCCAAGCTCGTGGTTCAATCGGCTGGCGCCATCCACCGCGTTCGCATTGGTCCTTACCCGAATCGGCAGAGCGCACTGGCGGCGGCGGAAACGCTGACCGGCCAGCACAATCTGCAGGCCGTGATCGCGCGCTGA
- a CDS encoding RidA family protein yields MSDIKRYGVEGGKGTGGQHLPFARAVEADGWLYVSGQTPMLNGEVVEGGIVTQSHQTIQNLLAILEEAGYGPEHVVRCGVWLDDARDFMSFNRVFKEYFGDNPPARACVVSSMVIDCKVEVDCVAYRKPAA; encoded by the coding sequence ATGTCCGATATCAAACGTTACGGCGTCGAAGGCGGCAAAGGCACCGGCGGCCAGCATCTGCCGTTCGCGCGCGCGGTCGAGGCCGATGGCTGGCTGTATGTATCCGGGCAGACGCCGATGCTGAACGGCGAAGTCGTCGAAGGCGGCATCGTCACCCAGTCGCACCAGACGATCCAGAACCTGCTGGCGATTCTGGAGGAGGCCGGTTACGGCCCCGAGCATGTGGTGCGTTGTGGCGTGTGGCTCGATGATGCGCGCGACTTCATGTCGTTCAACCGCGTGTTCAAGGAGTACTTCGGCGACAACCCGCCGGCGCGCGCCTGCGTGGTGTCGAGCATGGTGATCGACTGCAAGGTCGAGGTCGATTGCGTGGCGTACAGGAAACCGGCGGCCTGA
- a CDS encoding amidohydrolase family protein, which translates to MYELIIRNVLILDGTGTPGAVGAVAIKDGRIAAIGTIDSPAKDDIDAAGLALAPGFIDVHTHDDTTVIRSPEMLPKLSQGVTTVVVGNCGISASPVRLNGDPPDPMNLLGDAKDFVYPSFGDYRLAVEAAQPSVNVAALVGHTALRQNHLDRLDRSATPGEIESMRQELRDALANGAVGLSTGLAYASAFSSSTDEVATLAEVLAEFGAVYTTHLRSEFATILDAMDEAYRIGRHARVPVIVSHLKCAGAGNWGRSGEVIASIEAAAAHQHVGCDCYPYAASSSTLDLKQVTDEFDILITWSEPEPAMGGKLLAEIAAEWNMPLLDAARRLQPAGAVYYGMDENDVRHILGNPLTMVGSDGLPNDPLPHPRLWGTFPRVLGHYSREVKLFPLAEAVRKMTGLSAARFGLTGRGLIREGCWADLVLFDPATVTDVASFSDPAQAADGIAAVWVNGVLSYKNKQATGQRAGRFLAREHDLRAGFESSLHFQE; encoded by the coding sequence ATGTACGAGCTGATCATCCGCAATGTGCTCATCCTCGACGGCACCGGCACGCCCGGCGCTGTCGGCGCGGTGGCGATCAAGGATGGCCGGATTGCCGCCATCGGCACCATCGATAGCCCGGCCAAGGACGACATCGACGCCGCCGGTCTGGCGTTGGCACCGGGTTTCATCGACGTGCACACGCACGACGACACCACGGTGATCCGTTCCCCCGAGATGCTGCCCAAGCTGTCGCAAGGCGTGACCACGGTGGTGGTCGGCAATTGCGGCATCAGCGCCAGCCCGGTGCGGCTCAACGGCGATCCGCCCGACCCGATGAATCTGCTCGGCGACGCCAAAGACTTCGTTTACCCGAGCTTCGGCGACTATCGCCTTGCGGTCGAAGCGGCGCAGCCGTCGGTCAACGTCGCCGCGCTCGTCGGCCACACCGCGCTGCGGCAGAACCATCTCGACCGGCTCGATCGCAGCGCCACGCCCGGTGAAATCGAAAGCATGCGCCAGGAGCTGCGCGACGCGCTCGCCAACGGCGCCGTCGGCCTGTCGACCGGGCTCGCCTACGCATCGGCGTTTTCCAGCAGCACCGACGAAGTGGCGACACTGGCCGAAGTGCTGGCCGAATTCGGCGCCGTTTACACCACGCACCTGCGCAGCGAGTTCGCGACCATCCTCGACGCGATGGACGAGGCGTACCGGATCGGCCGGCATGCGCGCGTGCCGGTGATCGTTTCACACCTCAAATGCGCCGGCGCCGGCAACTGGGGCCGCAGCGGCGAAGTGATCGCGTCGATCGAGGCCGCCGCTGCGCACCAGCATGTCGGCTGCGACTGCTATCCGTACGCGGCGAGTTCGAGCACGCTTGACCTCAAGCAGGTGACCGACGAATTCGACATCCTGATCACCTGGTCCGAGCCCGAGCCGGCAATGGGCGGCAAGCTGCTCGCCGAGATCGCCGCCGAGTGGAACATGCCACTGCTCGACGCCGCCCGCCGACTGCAGCCGGCCGGCGCGGTCTACTACGGCATGGATGAAAACGACGTCAGACACATCCTCGGCAACCCGCTGACCATGGTCGGCTCCGACGGTCTGCCGAACGATCCACTGCCGCATCCGCGACTGTGGGGCACCTTCCCGCGCGTGCTCGGCCATTACAGCCGCGAGGTGAAGTTGTTTCCGCTGGCCGAAGCGGTGCGCAAGATGACCGGGCTGTCGGCGGCACGTTTCGGCCTCACCGGGCGCGGCCTGATCCGCGAAGGCTGCTGGGCCGATCTGGTGCTGTTCGACCCGGCGACGGTGACGGATGTCGCCAGTTTCAGCGATCCAGCCCAGGCCGCCGACGGCATAGCGGCCGTCTGGGTCAACGGCGTGCTGTCGTATAAAAACAAGCAAGCCACCGGCCAGCGCGCCGGCCGTTTCCTCGCCCGCGAGCACGATCTGCGCGCCGGCTTTGAGTCATCCCTTCATTTCCAGGAGTAA